DNA sequence from the Rhizoctonia solani chromosome 14, complete sequence genome:
CAGTTTTCTTATTTTTGTCATTCCCGATGCTACCCAAAACAACTGGGGGGAGTTCCACTTTTTGGCCTTCAAGGATTTGTGTTCCCAGTTCTACAAGTTTGGTAGTCACTCCAACGGCATCGAGTTGCGCTTGGACGAACTCGCCCATCTCCTTGACCCGCGGGCGGTGGGAGGGATCTCCGGAAACACTTTGAAAAGCTTTGAATAAACGGTGGAGTATATCATAAGATACTAGGACTTACCTCGGGATCGCGATAGCATCGGCCAAGCGTTTGATGAATGCGTCCTTGTGTGCATCAACGTAGTTGAGGAATCCCTCTGGTGCGGCGGACATATTGATCTGTAATTTCTTATTATAATGGATAATATTATGTTTATCGGGCCACTTACATGTGTGGTTGCGATGGGTAAGAGAGACAGACTGGGTCTACAAAGTCTAACACTTTCGCTTTATATACACGCTTGGATCTCATATACAACCCGTGGAACTATCGTTTAGACCGAAATGTGCCAGGATGTACGCTCCACAGGTGAACGGAGATACCCAAATTAAGTACCCAATACATTATCTATTCTACCCTCTCTTGTTCCACGGCGTAGTCAACAGTGCCTAAAGCATTCAGTTCTACATCATGTGCCTCCGGTTGGAAGATTATGGATAATTTGGGGGCCTAGGTCAGACACTTACACGCATATGCTGATCTTACAAATTGCTAAATTAAGAAGCGCCAAGAGCAAGTGTGACACTAGTTTGACCAATGAACACAGATTGCTGAATTACTGCGATACTCATGATGTAAATTCAGCTATTGATGCCATCATGTGGCTTAGGAAGATCGGATGGCCCGAGACACTGAACGGCACAACTTACTGTATTGTCCAGTGTGCATGACCTCATGCCCCCGTCGTTTATGGGTGTTTAGTAACGCACTCACTTGTTATGTGCCCGAATAGATGTCCGTGTATAATGAGATTGAATTACGCCGTCACGATCCTTGCGATAAGCAAGGCGATGATGACATTGTGGCTGACTTCTCTCGTACTATATCTGCTGGCAGAACCTGGTGGCAGGCTGAGCCCCATTCTTGGCTTCCCACCCGATATGGACATCTGCAAGCGAATAGATCAACCGGGGACTTAAGATATTAGATGCCGTTGATTTCAACGATTTGGCCACAGTGGGAATGATAGAAAGATGGCTCTGGATTGATGAATACACGTTACTTCACTGTGTTCCCCTAAGGTGCGGAttactggcaaaatctgcACCCTGGGGTCCGGGTTTTCATTCCCGAGACGCGTGACCTCTGGGCCAATTATAGTGAGGGTGCGGAtttttggcaaaatccgcatCTTTTGAGTTCATGGTGCTAGTTTAACTGGTCGGTTACGCTATTGATGACTGGCATATATTGTCAGGTATCTAACCTGCACGGGACATCTCAGTAAGATGGGAGACGAGCGTGCAGGAATAGAGTAGCCGATGCAGGAATACACAGAACCCCTAAATGGGATAGGGGTGGAAGTCTCGACCGTCGAGGACCACACAATCACCTGACGGCACTAACGCGCCGTACACCTAACATATACACGACAGAAAGTACCTATTGTTGATTTACTTGCAAGCAAGTATATTTCAGGTTTACATAGATGAGCGAAAACGCAATGGTATATCTTTATTTTGTTACATGTTCCAAGCATACAGCCTTTTTCTTCATTAGAACACTAGAAGGAGAATTCACGCTTCAGCCCTCCCGTAGCGGAGAATGCCGTTACAAGCTTTCCACCATACCAGAGTTGTACCTGGCGAGCGTAGCGCACAGTGGAGTCCACTCTCAAGCTTGCTCGGACTGCCTTGCCATTCAACCAAGTAAGATCCAGCGTCATACCACCGCGAATGCGAGCTCCTGAAATCGATCCCGAAGCCCAAGCAGACGGGAGCGCAGGCAGGAGCGTGACAGCCAATGCGTCGGATAATGAAGAAGTGTCCGGGGCTTGTATGAGTGCGTTCTAATATTGTTATGCGTTAATTAATTTTCCACAAGCAGTTTTGATTTACTGACCAATACGGCAGCCGGGTATCCCAAGTTAGCATCGATTTGGAAAATGGGATCATCTGCAAAGGGGTTGTATAAGCTCCAGAGGTTCTCTGCAAAGTTGCGATCGATAGCGTACTGCCAAGCGACATGAGTGGTGACCTTATATAAGTAGCACACAGACTCACAGTAAGGATGTGGTAGAACTGGGTTGAATTTTGCAATTGAGCCCAGCATGCCGCACGCCAGACTTTCTCCCAACCTAGTTCACGAGTAATTAATCAACGATTAATTCCAGGGCTAGAACACTCATACCGGCATCCCCATCAGGCCCTGTCCCGTCGCCCCTGGATCTTAATGAAATCTCACTGGCTTTCAATACTTGTTCCCTGGTCAATTTTGGAATTCCTTGTGTTTGGCCGGTAGGCGCCTTGAAGTTGGTCAGAACGTAGCCAGGATAAAGTCCGATCAGATGCGATAAATGACGGTGGAGGTCATTGGAGCGATCAAATTCAGGCTTCCATTCTAGATTTGATGAGTGTGTTAGTCGCAGTAATTGCATAGACCACTTACCTTGAAGCTGGCCCCAAGATCCAATACGAATGCCCTTGTCGAGCTTGAGTTTCTTTGTCTCGATCTCTGTGGTCTGTAAATTAGTACATAGGATATCTTCAGGTAGTGAAGTACGCTCACCGTGCAAGAATTCCGTGTCCCTATCGCCAGATGCACCAAACCCCTTCTCGACTGCTTCGAACAATTGCCAAACGAGTTGCTGCGAGTGAGAGCATCCTGATACCCTGTTAAACTCGGGTAAACATGCAAACGTAAAAAATGGCACGCACCAAGAGTGACGATCGCCTGTTCGGGAGAGTTGCAAGGAGCGGTTACCAGAGTGCCGTCTTTAAAGCGCTGATCTTCAACTAGATGATCGAGCCAGAATAGGGCTACACCCTTGAGCAATGGCCATCCCTGGGAGCGCCACCAAGCTACATCATTTGTATAGTCAAAGTGATCATAGACATGGATCATCTGTAAAAGAATTGAGCAATGTCTCTAAAAGTATTATGACAGGATGTACCATCCAAGCAGCAGATTCTGGGTAATTTGCCCATTCAGCGGGGTTCCAGCCTTCAAGCGCCTTCATACCAGTATGGCCAAAGACCTTCAAAGAGTATTAGAAATCGGTCACTGAGCTGATTAGCAATGAGTTTCCATACATTCATCTAGGAAATCTGGGTTAGCTGGTATAGCCGAGCCAAGAGACATAGACCTACTTCATTGTGCGTTACCCAGCCGCGAGTGACATTATACAGCGTCTTTGCCGTCTCTGCACCACGTGGAGCCCATGTTTTCTGGACGAGGGGAATGAGGGCCAATTCAATAGATAGATCGACCAACTCACCGCCATGTAATCCCAAAGTGCAGAAGTCACTTTCATGTTAGTCATTTCAGCAAACCAATAATTCATCTGAATATTGATATTCGCATCTGTGGGACAGTGAGTTTTCAGTTTGTGGATTGGCCGTCAGGTAGGATGAACTTACGGTAATCTAGAAATTAGGTCTGTCAGCCGGACTACAAATTTCAACATTAGATACGAACCTCCGCTCCAGGGCGCCCCCGCATCACGAGCCCATACGCCTTGCAAATTGGCTGGAAGGTAGCTCCGAGTACTCGCGACAAGCATGTATCGACCGTAGTTAAACATCAGCCATTCCAGGTATCTAGCAATGCGTTAAATAAAATTAAATATCAATATTTAAGCATACTTACGGGTTTCCGACGTCTGTTTTGTACTCTTTTCGTAGCTCTGCagtcgtcttcgtcttctcCATCTTCTGTCCAATGTCCAGCGAGAACCCTCCCAGTGCTGCCCGGTAGTCCCCAATGTGATTCGCCAGCCCATTCCCTACGCTCTCCTTCCCTGCCTTTGCCAGTAGCCCCACCAGTTCTCCATGCGGATCTGCTCCCTTGAACGTATACCTGCTTTGCGCGTTCCCTGTCTCCATCGAGTACTCTGTCCCACCCACCCAGCTCacccatgcttctgtgcttCCTTTTGTTACCAGCACCGCATCTCCCGACTTGCCATCCACGACACATGCGGCGCTGCTGCCTGCAGGCCCGGCGTGGCGTATGCTGGCGAGTATCTCGTAGAGCATGCCCGGAGATGCTGCATAGCCGCGAAGCTGGATAGTGGAGGTGTCGAGGCAAGTGATGTTGCGAGTGGGCAGACCGTCGAGcgaggagaaggagaaggtaGCTGAGAATGCGCCTGGTGCAGAAGATGCCGTATGTACAGTGCATGCCCGGGTGGGATTGGAACAGAAATAGGTTCTGTGTGCGGTTGGATTCGATCGACATTCAACGTTTGAATAAATGTTGCTCACCGGTTAAACGAGCTGCTGGGTTCAGTCCAGACAGTTTTCAAGATTGCACTGTCCATATCGAGCCATCTCGCATATTTGGTAGCTTTTCCGGAAGCGGTCCGGTTGATATCAAGATACCCAGCACCGGAATAAGACCCTTTGGGCATATTTGTTTGAATGGGAAATGTTATCATCGAGACAATGCTTCTCACCGTATGCTCCTGCATCGATAGGCAGTGGCTCAACACCTGGAAAACGTCGTCAATACCAGAAAATACATAGAGTAAATTGTGCTGCATTCTACTGAACACACCTTGGATTGTTCCATTTGACGAGGTAAAAATAGTGTTCCTGATCCTAGCCAATTGGGAGGCCAAATAAGTTTGTTCCGAAGGTTGATGATTGCCACCATTATAGTTCTACATGCCATTGTCAGTTTGACCAACTCAGTAATGAAATAAACTAATATTACTCGGTCGGCGAACGGCCCACCTGACCATAGCGACTCTATATTCAACTGGATTCGGTCTGATACCGGATTGCTATTTATCATAGCTATATCGAGAACTTATAAATGGGTTTCGCAATTCAGAGACTGAGACACCCACCACCTAAATAGCCATTCCCAATCGGTAGATACTGAGTCGACCAGTTCACAGCAGGTTCAGAGTACCAGAGGCCATTCCCGCTGACCGGAAACCCAGCGGGGACAGCCGATACAAAACCACCCGATGCCAGGAGGCCCAAAGCAAGAGAGACGAGTGACATTAGAGAGCCGACCAACCCGCGAGTGGTACAGAACGTGGGTAACTTATAGCATTCCTCGAGTAGCAGCAAATGCCGGAGATACGACCACCAATGAAGAGGAATCCGACAATTACGAGCTTCGAGCCATTAGATTTTGGAGGTTCTTGCATTACCTGCTGCTTGGGATGAATCTCATGATCGCCTTCTCGTGCCTCGACTCCAGGGTGAGCCGGATTTCGGCTCATGCCACGTCGGTTATGTTTTCAATTTTGTTAAAAAGAACTCACTAAATTTGATGAATAAACCCATTCGAGCACGCCGCGATATTGCCCGTCTCTGGAAGATCGCTTGCTTCATGGACCTCGGAGGAACTTCGGTCCGCCTGTCGGCGCTTATTGTATTTGGCCAAACATTTACCTCCCGCGACATCCCACAACAAATAAAGCCATAATCGGTTGGAAACGCGATACATTCGTTTGGGGCTACTAATGATACATAAAAATAGGCGGCGAAAAGAAATTATACATGTTAGATTCTATAAGCGCGAGCTTACGATGGTAGCCTATACGCTAGCTGCCGAACCAGAAGAGCTGTCAATGTGCTCAATGTGACCAGCACCCTTTCCTTTCTTCTCAGAAACATCATACTCCCCACCTTGAGCAAACTCGGCGCTATTTATCTTGTAGTCCTTCCATTCTCGGGTGGGTATTTCACGCTCGAGCATCATATTAATCTGTTCAGAATCAGTTTCAACAAAGTGGATGACTGATACTGTATACTTACTTCTTCGAGTGAGCGTCCCAGAGTCTCTGGAATCATGAAGTAGACGAATAACCAGGAGATGACAGCACCACCAAAATAAATCCAGCAAACCATGGGGCCCAAGTTTGCACTGTCGGGGTTGTAAAGGTATGGCAGAGTAAAGGTAACAGCCCAGCTATCAAGACCATAATAAGCACGAGAACCCTATCATTAAAGCATAAAACTTACGCAGCAATCCAAAAGGCACCGGTTCCCACAGACATGATCTTAGTACGGTTTTTCCCGGTAGCAAGTTCTGTAGCGACTACCCAAGCAAGCTATTCCAAGCAATAAGTCCCTATATGGCAGCACACGAACAGTATGACTCACAGGCCCCCAAGCCAAGTTGAAAACGAAGACGTAGATCATGATCATAGAAGCAATGGCGGTGTTCATGGCCTTGGAGCGGTCACGGACGATGCCCAAAGCACCACATACAACCAAAGTCGCTCCCATGACCACCATAGTATTGAGTAGCAAGGGACGGCGGCCAAATCGGTTGACCAAGAGGAAAGATACCAGAACCCCAGCGACTTCGAGGATATCAACCTATTTTCAAATTAAGAAAGTCGTTTCTCAAACCGAGAGTAAAACTCACGATAATCGTCATTAAGAAGGCGTCAGTTTGTCCGATAGACTCAAAGAATACAGTTGCATAAGAGAAAATGAACTGAACACCAGAGACTACATATCGGGCgttagaactagccagaatagTCCTGCGACTTCACTCACTTTGTTGACAAACTAAAATACCGAAAGCGCACAAGAATCGGCGGCGCTGAGTTCCCTTGAAGACGTCAGCCCAGCGACTTTCTCCACCCGACGATTCCCTCTCAGCTTCACGCGCATTGACCATGGCATCAACTTGGTCCTGAACGATAATATCATCATTCTTCTTGTGAATACGTTCAAGAGCGCGATGGGCATCTTCGCTCCGATCCTTGGAAATGAGCCAGCGGGGAGATTCTGGGACAAATAGGAGGCCAAGAGCGATGAGCAGAGTGCTGGGAAACGTATCAAATTTAGTTCAAGGGGATGATATAAATAGAATAGAAACTCACATGACGATATTAAAAGCGATCGGAAATCTCCAGGAAAAGGTTGACTGGACGTCCTTGGTTCCTATAATTTCACGTTAGGGCTTCTTATCCGCAGCTTGCTGTGACAACTTACCCTGCGCAACTACCGCACCGATCACTTGGCCAATAGCGAGGAACAATTGCCAGGACGAAACCATGGCCCCTCGAATTGCGGCAGGAGGAATTTCAGCCAGGTATACTAAACGACCTTTAATACCAAAATAACGCGCGGACTATTGAAACAAACGTACATGGGACGCAATTGGATGCGATTCCGACGCCCGCTCCGAGGATGAGACGGCCAACGACGAGCAAAGGGGTAGATCCAACAACAATGAGCTGTAGAACTGCGCCGAGTGTGACGATCAGAACAACCATGAGACTGAAATATCATGAGTAACACATTAAGTAAAAGCTTTGGATGACCTACAGTGCTCCTTTGCGGCCACTGTGATCGCCAATTAAACCGGCGCTCAAGCTACCCAAGACTTCACCGACCTGGACAATAGATGCAAAAAGCGATTGGTTACTAGCAGTAATAACTTTGACTCCATCCTGAACTGTTCCAAAATCGTCCTTGAATCGAGTCATAGCGAGAATACCAGTAAAGTAAGTTCCTGGTCCAAAATTTAGGTGTAATTTATCCTAGAATGGACAGTGGCCATACCATCATATCCATACAAAACGGCTCCCAATACAAAAACCTGGTTCGATGTCAGGCTAGGTCTCTCTCAAATTTCGGTCAAACTTACCATGCAAAAGAGTAGCCCCCGTCGATTATGTGAGTGGAAGAGGCCTTTGCCCTGTCCAGAAGAGTCGGGTGTCGTGTTCGCGACGATCATGGTGGAGGGTGGGGATGCGGGACTGAGGGTATCTTAAGGTGGGGAAAGATGGGGCCGAATGACAGTGTGGGTGGAATGCTTATATATACGCCCTGGGTTCGATACAACGCAAGCACGATGACCACCAAGGGTTGCTACTTACGGATTTTCATATCATGATTTTTTTGTATTTCAGTTGACCCCACCTCAGTGACTGGTCCGGTAACAAGTGCCGACTGATAGATCGGAAGGTTGGCCCGAAACGGGGTTCGACAGAAAATGCGGGGTCCTGGCAGTAGCCGACGCAGAGATGTACCCGTAAATGTCCGATCGACGAATCAAAGTCTGCCCTCGGTCATCATCAGCAGAGAGGTCAAATTTGAACTGGAATGGTTTGTATAGAGCGCTCGAGTTTCTCAATAGCAAGGCTAAATCGGACGATGTTCTTGATGTTCCTTAATACTATTGGTTTTCCATAGAGCACTCGGTTGTCGATGTGGCACCCTCGCGTGTTTTCCATCTCGTTGAAGGCTGTGGTAAGTATTCTATTCTCCACACCATGACGTCAGCACGAATTGGCAAAAAGTGAAATACTAAGTCAAATGAGCTCCCAAGCCCGTCATTTCTTCTTGTGATCTCGGTTGGAGCAATAAACACCCGATAAAGATAGAATTCTGGGCACACACGTTGGGGCGCGAATCACGTGCTCTGCGAATACCCAGAGCTTGTCGACGAGCGCCACTCTGCGTTCTCGAGCAGCCTGGCCGATTCGCGAGAGCATAGATCATCTGTATGATTGATGTCAAATCGGGTGTATTCTCATAGGTACGCGCTATTCTAAAGCTCAGCCATAGCCTTCCAGAACGGCGTTTGCTTCCACGAGATGGATCAATTGGGAATGGGAACTACTATCTCGCCATCGCCTCTTTATCACGGTGATGTAGGCGCGCGCCGGGCGGTTCGCGGGTACACGCAGGTAACTGAATCCTTGCGGAACGAATCTACCTGCTTCGAGAACTACATCTTGTATTGAGAACTTGTGCCTGAAATATACACACACTAACAATATCCTTGGACTAAAGTTCACCCTGAGATCTTGGTCAACAGCTCGTGAGAAGATTGACAAATATTATCTAGGACTTTCATCAGTGAAGATATTCTTGAAGACATTCGACAACAGCTCCTATGCAGGGGATAATTCTATTGATTTGTCATTAAATCCATTAAATTCAATTGAAACACTTCCTTGTTGACAATAATTTGGCAGAATCTCTCATCCTCATTTCGTCAAGCCAGTTACCCTGTCACCACTAGGTAGCCAGACGATTTGTGCATACATAGACTTTAAATCTTAACATGAGTTTTGTCCCTAACACGGCAGTTGAATCTTCTTGTATATGCGCAATCGGCGATAAGCTGTCAACGCGGTGTTAAGACTTCATACTCTCATCCACAGGAAAACCTC
Encoded proteins:
- a CDS encoding glycoside hydrolase family 95 protein, which codes for MVAIINLRNKLIWPPNWLGSGTLFLPRQMEQSKVLSHCLSMQEHTVRSIVSMITFPIQTNMPKGSYSGAGYLDINRTASGKATKYARWLDMDSAILKTVWTEPSSSFNRTYFCSNPTRACTVHTASSAPGAFSATFSFSSLDGLPTRNITCLDTSTIQLRGYAASPGMLYEILASIRHAGPAGSSAACVVDGKSGDAVLVTKGSTEAWVSWVGGTEYSMETGNAQSRYTFKGADPHGELVGLLAKAGKESVGNGLANHIGDYRAALGGFSLDIGQKMEKTKTTAELRKEYKTDVGNPYLEWLMFNYGRYMLVASTRSYLPANLQGVWARDAGAPWSGDYHANINIQMNYWFAEMTNMKVTSALWDYMAKTWAPRGAETAKTLYNVTRGWVTHNEMNVFGHTGMKALEGWNPAEWANYPESAAWMMIHVYDHFDYTNDVAWWRSQGWPLLKGVALFWLDHLVEDQRFKDGTLVTAPCNSPEQAIVTLGCSHSQQLVWQLFEAVEKGFGASGDRDTEFLHEIETKKLKLDKGIRIGSWGQLQEWKPEFDRSNDLHRHLSHLIGLYPGYVLTNFKAPTGQTQGIPKLTREQVLKASEISLRSRGDGTGPDGDAGWEKVWRAACWAQLQNSTQFYHILTYAIDRNFAENLWSLYNPFADDPIFQIDANLGYPAAVLNALIQAPDTSSLSDALAVTLLPALPSAWASGSISGARIRGGMTLDLTWLNGKAVRASLRVDSTVRYARQVQLWYGGKLVTAFSATGGLKREFSF
- a CDS encoding Sugar (and other) transporter, yielding MIVANTTPDSSGQGKGLFHSHNRRGLLFCMVFVLGAVLYGYDGTYFTGILAMTRFKDDFGTVQDGVKVITASNQSLFASIVQVGEVLGSLSAGLIGDHSGRKGALLMVVLIVTLGAVLQLIVVGSTPLLVVGRLILGAGVGIASNCVPLYLAEIPPAAIRGAMVSSWQLFLAIGQVIGAVVAQGTKDVQSTFSWRFPIAFNIVITLLIALGLLFVPESPRWLISKDRSEDAHRALERIHKKNDDIIVQDQVDAMVNAREAERESSGGESRWADVFKGTQRRRFLCAFGILVCQQISGVQFIFSYATVFFESIGQTDAFLMTIIVDILEVAGVLVSFLLVNRFGRRPLLLNTMVVMGATLVVCGALGIVRDRSKAMNTAIASMIMIYVFVFNLAWGPLAWVVATELATGKNRTKIMSVGTGAFWIAAWAVTFTLPYLYNPDSANLGPMVCWIYFGGAVISWLFVYFMIPETLGRSLEEINMMLEREIPTREWKDYKINSAEFAQGGEYDVSEKKGKGAGHIEHIDSSSGSAASV